In the genome of Helicobacter colisuis, one region contains:
- a CDS encoding sigma-54-dependent transcriptional regulator translates to MKLAIVEDDINMRKSLEIALGEYEEFEVVSFKNAKDALKKLDDSIDLIITDINMPQMDGIEFLRELNGRYEALIITGNATLNKAIDSIRLGVKDFLTKPFDIETLVAAIHRAKKAKEIIAKISKKSEEAEGQSFISTSPALQKALMLANKAAKTDASILLLGESGVGKEVFANYIHNHSLRAKAPFVAINMAAIPDNLLESELFGYEKGAFTDATEGRAGKFESANGGSVFLDEIGEMPASLQAKLLRVLQEKEIVRLGSSKPIKVDIRFIAATNADIQKKIKKGEFREDLFFRLQTIPIHIPPLRERTEEIIPLCEWKLEEVDKQYGVGKKKWGEGAKEQLLSYRWPGNIRELLSVVERAAILCEDDTIMPEDLFLSSRESGGAKKIANLEEELIYEALKVSDSDIDSAAELLGMQKQVLLEKIKHYHINF, encoded by the coding sequence ATGAAGTTAGCTATTGTTGAAGATGATATTAATATGAGGAAGTCTTTAGAGATTGCCCTTGGTGAATATGAAGAATTTGAAGTTGTGAGCTTTAAAAACGCTAAAGATGCACTCAAAAAACTTGATGATAGCATTGATTTAATTATCACTGATATTAATATGCCACAAATGGATGGAATTGAGTTTTTAAGGGAATTAAATGGGCGTTATGAAGCCTTGATTATCACGGGTAATGCGACTTTAAATAAGGCAATTGATTCAATTAGGCTTGGAGTGAAAGATTTTCTAACTAAACCTTTTGATATTGAAACTCTGGTGGCAGCGATTCATCGTGCTAAAAAAGCCAAAGAAATAATCGCTAAAATTTCTAAAAAAAGTGAAGAAGCTGAAGGGCAAAGCTTTATCTCCACTTCTCCAGCATTACAAAAAGCTCTAATGCTTGCAAATAAAGCTGCTAAAACTGATGCATCAATTTTATTGTTGGGAGAGAGCGGGGTTGGAAAAGAAGTGTTTGCTAATTATATTCACAATCATTCTCTTAGAGCAAAAGCACCTTTTGTTGCAATTAATATGGCAGCAATTCCTGATAATCTTCTTGAATCAGAGCTTTTTGGTTATGAAAAGGGTGCCTTTACAGATGCAACAGAAGGGAGAGCAGGGAAGTTTGAAAGTGCTAATGGCGGAAGTGTGTTTTTAGATGAAATTGGAGAAATGCCTGCTAGTCTCCAAGCAAAGCTTTTGCGCGTTTTGCAAGAAAAAGAGATTGTAAGACTTGGGAGTAGTAAGCCAATTAAAGTGGATATACGCTTTATTGCAGCCACTAATGCAGACATTCAAAAAAAGATTAAAAAGGGTGAGTTTAGGGAAGATTTATTTTTTAGACTACAAACAATTCCTATTCATATTCCACCATTACGCGAAAGGACAGAGGAGATTATTCCGCTTTGTGAATGGAAACTAGAGGAAGTAGATAAGCAATATGGAGTGGGAAAGAAAAAATGGGGAGAAGGAGCAAAAGAACAATTGCTTTCTTATAGGTGGCCTGGAAATATTAGGGAGCTTTTGTCGGTTGTGGAGCGGGCTGCGATTTTGTGTGAAGATGACACTATTATGCCTGAGGATTTGTTTTTAAGTTCTAGAGAAAGTGGTGGAGCTAAAAAAATCGCTAATTTAGAGGAAGAATTGATTTATGAAGCGCTAAAGGTATCTGATTCGGATATAGATAGTGCAGCTGAGCTTTTGGGAATGCAAAAGCAAGTATTGTTAGAAAAAATAAAACATTACCATATTAATTTTTAA
- the gyrA gene encoding DNA topoisomerase (ATP-hydrolyzing) subunit A — protein MSDLLNQDIQNVNIEDSIKESYLDYSMSVIVGRALPDARDGLKPVHRRILYAMYELGVTSKAKYKKSARIVGDVIGKYHPHGDIAVYDALVRMAQDFSMRLELVDGQGNFGSIDGDSAAAMRYTEAKMTQAAEEVLRDIDKDTVDFLPNYDDTLKEPDILPSRLPNLLVNGSNGIAVGMATNIPPHRIDEIIDALVYLIDYPKAELNEILQFIEGPDFPTGGIIYGRNGIREAYETGRGRIKIRAKTHIEKTKTKDIIVIDEIPYQVNKARLVEQIAELAKEKVIEGIAEVRDESDRDGIRVVVELKREAMSEIVLNHLFKSTPMESTFGIILLAIYNKEPKIFTLLELLGLFISHRKSVVIRRTIFELEKAKARAHILEGLRIALENIDEIVALIRSSSDPKVAKEGLIEKFNLSEIQAQAILDMRLQRLTGLERDKIENEYQELIKEIEYLSSILRSEELLNKIIKEELLEIKEKFSTKRLTAIEEDYESIDVEDLIPNEAVVVTMSHRGYVKRVPVRTYEKQNRGGKGKISANTHDDDFIESFFVSDTHDTIMFITNKGQLYWLKVYKIPEASRTAIGKAVVNLINLAPDEKIMATITTKDFNEDKSIAFFTKNGIIKRTNLSEFKNIRSVGVKAINLDGDDELVTAKIIHPEIQQILVVTYEGMCVRFGVDNVREIGRVARGVTAIKFKIPEDYVIGATVVSNENEEILSVSEKGIGKRTEVNEYRITNRGGKGVIAMKLTSKTGKLVGVVNVDENMDLMVLTSSGKMIRVDMQTIRKAGRATSGVIIVNVDDDKVVSIARCPKEEKEIEEDLPEGDNGLLEFNNGE, from the coding sequence ATGTCTGATTTGTTAAACCAAGATATACAGAATGTAAATATTGAAGACTCTATTAAAGAGAGCTATCTTGATTACTCAATGAGTGTAATTGTGGGGCGTGCTTTGCCTGATGCACGAGATGGATTAAAGCCAGTTCATAGAAGAATTTTATATGCAATGTATGAGCTTGGAGTAACTTCAAAAGCAAAATACAAAAAATCTGCAAGAATCGTTGGAGATGTTATTGGTAAATATCATCCACACGGAGATATTGCGGTTTATGATGCTTTAGTAAGAATGGCGCAAGATTTTTCTATGCGCCTAGAATTAGTTGATGGGCAAGGAAACTTTGGGAGTATTGATGGTGATAGTGCAGCAGCTATGCGTTACACTGAAGCAAAGATGACTCAAGCAGCCGAAGAGGTTTTGAGGGATATTGATAAAGATACAGTGGATTTTCTCCCAAACTATGATGACACACTCAAAGAGCCTGATATTCTTCCTAGTCGTTTGCCTAATTTGCTTGTTAATGGTTCAAATGGAATTGCTGTGGGTATGGCTACTAATATTCCTCCACATAGAATTGATGAAATTATTGATGCTTTGGTGTATTTAATTGATTACCCAAAAGCAGAGTTGAATGAAATTTTACAATTCATTGAAGGACCAGATTTCCCCACAGGTGGAATCATTTATGGTAGAAATGGCATTAGAGAAGCTTATGAAACAGGGCGTGGTCGAATCAAGATTCGCGCTAAAACCCATATTGAAAAAACTAAAACAAAAGATATTATTGTAATTGATGAGATACCCTATCAAGTCAATAAAGCAAGATTAGTAGAGCAAATTGCGGAATTAGCTAAAGAAAAAGTGATTGAAGGCATTGCAGAAGTAAGAGATGAATCTGATAGAGATGGAATAAGGGTGGTCGTGGAATTAAAAAGAGAAGCAATGAGTGAGATTGTTCTTAATCATCTCTTTAAATCTACGCCAATGGAAAGCACTTTTGGGATTATTTTACTTGCTATTTACAATAAAGAGCCTAAGATTTTTACACTTTTGGAATTGCTTGGTTTGTTTATTTCTCATCGTAAGAGTGTGGTTATTAGACGCACAATTTTTGAACTTGAAAAGGCAAAGGCTAGAGCGCATATTTTAGAGGGCTTGAGAATTGCTTTGGAAAATATTGATGAAATTGTTGCCTTGATTCGTTCTAGTAGCGATCCAAAAGTTGCCAAAGAGGGTTTGATTGAGAAGTTTAATCTTAGCGAGATACAAGCACAAGCGATTTTGGATATGCGTTTGCAACGCCTAACAGGCTTAGAGAGAGATAAAATTGAAAATGAATATCAAGAATTAATTAAAGAGATTGAATATTTAAGCTCAATTCTAAGAAGTGAGGAATTACTTAATAAAATTATCAAAGAAGAATTGCTTGAAATTAAAGAAAAATTTAGCACAAAGCGTTTGACAGCTATTGAAGAGGATTATGAGAGTATTGATGTGGAGGATTTAATCCCAAATGAAGCTGTAGTGGTTACAATGAGTCATCGTGGATATGTCAAAAGAGTGCCAGTTAGGACTTATGAAAAACAAAATCGCGGAGGCAAGGGTAAAATTTCTGCTAATACACACGATGATGATTTTATTGAAAGCTTTTTTGTCTCTGACACACATGATACGATTATGTTTATTACTAACAAAGGGCAGTTGTATTGGTTAAAGGTTTATAAAATTCCAGAAGCAAGTCGCACCGCCATTGGAAAAGCAGTGGTGAATCTAATTAACCTTGCACCTGATGAAAAGATTATGGCTACTATTACAACAAAAGACTTTAATGAAGATAAGTCTATTGCATTTTTCACAAAAAATGGAATCATCAAACGCACTAATTTAAGTGAATTTAAAAATATTCGCAGTGTTGGGGTAAAGGCTATCAATCTTGATGGTGATGATGAGCTTGTAACAGCAAAAATCATTCATCCAGAGATTCAGCAGATACTTGTGGTTACTTATGAAGGAATGTGTGTGCGCTTTGGCGTTGATAATGTCCGTGAGATTGGTCGGGTAGCGCGAGGGGTTACAGCTATTAAATTCAAGATTCCAGAAGATTATGTAATCGGTGCTACCGTGGTTTCTAACGAAAATGAAGAAATCTTAAGTGTTAGCGAAAAAGGTATAGGAAAACGCACGGAAGTTAATGAATATCGCATTACTAATCGTGGCGGTAAGGGTGTTATTGCAATGAAGCTCACTAGTAAGACAGGAAAACTTGTGGGCGTAGTTAATGTAGATGAGAATATGGACTTAATGGTCTTGACTTCTAGCGGAAAAATGATTCGTGTTGATATGCAGACAATTCGCAAAGCAGGACGTGCTACAAGTGGTGTGATTATCGTTAATGTAGATGATGATAAAGTTGTCTCTATTGCAAGATGCCCTAAAGAAGAAAAAGAAATAGAAGAAGATTTACCAGAAGGGGATAATGGATTATTGGAATTTAACAATGGGGAATAA
- a CDS encoding peptidylprolyl isomerase, producing MELKEFNLSKEELKSLQNAIIHTEKGDMKVKLFPNEAPNTVANFASLAQNGFYNGLNFHRVIAGFVAQGGCPNGDGRGGPGYAIKCELQNNPHKHLKGTLSMAHAGRNTGGSQFFICFAPQPHLDGEHTVFGQIEDEESLKVLDLIKQGDKILGIEICQ from the coding sequence ATGGAATTAAAAGAATTCAATCTTTCAAAGGAAGAATTAAAATCACTTCAAAATGCTATCATTCATACAGAAAAAGGTGATATGAAAGTAAAACTTTTCCCCAATGAAGCACCCAATACAGTAGCCAATTTTGCTTCTTTAGCTCAAAATGGATTTTACAATGGATTAAATTTTCATCGCGTTATTGCAGGTTTTGTTGCACAAGGAGGTTGCCCTAATGGCGATGGCAGAGGTGGTCCAGGCTATGCTATTAAATGCGAGTTACAAAACAATCCCCATAAACATTTAAAAGGAACACTCTCAATGGCACATGCTGGTCGTAACACAGGAGGCAGTCAATTCTTTATTTGTTTTGCTCCACAGCCTCACTTAGATGGAGAGCATACAGTGTTTGGACAAATAGAAGATGAAGAAAGTTTAAAAGTCCTCGATTTAATTAAACAAGGAGATAAAATCCTAGGAATTGAAATTTGTCAATAA
- a CDS encoding cytochrome-c peroxidase, producing MERWFLSLSSVLVACSLTLNANPLIQSAKDNGLVPLPKNQKEVDKVLREMGVEFSPFTEAKAELGKKLYFEPRLSKSGIISCNTCHNLGMGGTDGISAAVGHKWTVNPHHLNSPTVYNSVLNASQFWDGRAGTLADQAKGPIEAEPEMATPAKLAVEKIASLPEYVNEFKKIYGKDGVTFDNIADAIANFERTLITPSRFDKFLEGDTKALTKAEQEGLQVFLDKGCAACHNGINLGGTMQAFQVAGQYKFANLGDFKGDANGMVKTPTLRNIAETAPYFHNGAIWSLNDAIQEMGSVQLGIEISKAEAEKISTFLKSLTGEKPVVTYPQLPISTDKTPKPEL from the coding sequence ATGGAGAGGTGGTTTTTGTCATTATCTTCAGTATTAGTGGCTTGTAGTCTTACTTTGAATGCTAATCCTTTGATTCAAAGTGCAAAAGATAATGGATTGGTACCTTTACCAAAAAACCAAAAAGAGGTCGATAAAGTATTGCGAGAAATGGGAGTGGAATTTAGCCCTTTTACTGAAGCTAAAGCTGAACTTGGTAAAAAATTGTATTTTGAACCTCGTTTATCTAAAAGTGGAATTATTTCTTGTAATACCTGTCATAATTTAGGAATGGGCGGAACAGATGGAATTTCAGCAGCAGTAGGTCATAAATGGACAGTAAATCCACACCATTTAAATTCCCCAACAGTTTATAATTCAGTCTTAAATGCTTCTCAATTTTGGGATGGAAGAGCAGGGACACTTGCTGATCAAGCCAAAGGACCTATTGAAGCAGAGCCTGAAATGGCAACACCTGCAAAGCTTGCTGTTGAAAAAATTGCTTCGTTACCTGAATATGTAAATGAATTCAAAAAAATATACGGAAAAGATGGGGTAACTTTTGATAATATCGCTGATGCAATTGCAAATTTTGAGCGAACTCTTATTACACCTTCTCGATTTGATAAATTTTTAGAGGGAGATACAAAAGCATTAACCAAAGCAGAGCAAGAGGGATTGCAAGTATTTTTAGATAAAGGTTGTGCAGCTTGTCATAATGGAATTAATTTGGGGGGAACTATGCAGGCTTTCCAAGTAGCTGGACAATATAAATTTGCAAATTTAGGGGATTTCAAAGGTGATGCTAATGGAATGGTTAAAACTCCTACTTTAAGAAATATTGCTGAGACAGCACCTTATTTCCATAATGGAGCAATTTGGTCTCTTAATGATGCAATTCAAGAAATGGGAAGTGTGCAACTTGGAATTGAAATTTCCAAAGCAGAAGCAGAAAAAATTTCTACATTCTTAAAATCTCTCACAGGTGAAAAACCAGTTGTTACTTATCCACAGCTCCCTATTTCTACAGATAAAACTCCAAAGCCAGAGCTTTAA
- the acnB gene encoding bifunctional aconitate hydratase 2/2-methylisocitrate dehydratase, translated as MSFFTEYQEQVKQRAEQNIPPLPLTKEQVIEVIELLKKGERQEELIDLLSNRVSPGVDEAAKVKAEFLNQIVQGEVNISGISKVLAVKLLGTMLGGYNITPLVTALNSSEVEVAKAASEALKHTLLVYDSFNEIATLSKSNTYAKEVLESWANAEWFLSKEPLAEKITAVVFKIDGETNTDDLSPASDAFTRSDIPLHAQAMLKSRTQNAFGRIEELKKKGYPLVYVGDVVGTGSSRKSACNSLVWHMGREIPYIPNKKAGGLVIGSVIAPIFFNTCEDSGCLPIVAPVSELNEGDVIEIYPYKGEICKNGAVVSKFDLKPNTLADEIRAGGRINLIIGRGLTAKAREFLGMPKEEIFAKPQMPKGSTQGFTLAQKMVGRACGVEGILPGTYCEPRVSTVGSQDTTGAMTRDEIKELASLGFSADFVLQSFCHTAAYPKPADVKLHATLPQFMSSRGGVALRPGDGVIHSWLNRMVLPDSVGTGGDSHTRFPIGISFPAGSGLVAFAAVTGSMPLDMPESVLVRFSGKMQPGITLRDLVNAIPYYAIKQGLLSVEKKGKKNIFSGKILEIEGLPDLKVEQAFELSDASAERSAAACTVALNKEPIIEYLKSNISLIEAMIKAGYQDSATLKRRAQKMQEWIDNPVLLKADSNAQYAAVIEINLDEITEPILACPNDPDDVATLSEILNDPNRPHSIDEVFIGSCMTNIGHYRALGEVLKGEGMVPTTLWIAPPTKMDARELTEEGYYSVFGAAGARIELPGCSLCMGNQARVRDNAVVFSTSTRNFDNRMGKGAKVYLGSAELAALCALLGRIPTKQEYLDLIPKKLQGKENQIYRYLNFNLLENWELD; from the coding sequence ATGAGTTTTTTCACAGAATATCAAGAACAAGTCAAACAAAGAGCAGAGCAAAATATTCCCCCACTTCCTTTAACAAAAGAACAAGTAATTGAAGTGATTGAATTATTAAAAAAAGGCGAAAGGCAAGAGGAGTTAATTGATTTATTGTCTAATCGTGTTTCGCCGGGTGTTGATGAAGCAGCTAAGGTTAAGGCAGAATTTTTAAACCAGATTGTGCAAGGTGAAGTCAATATTAGTGGTATTTCTAAAGTTTTGGCAGTAAAATTACTTGGCACTATGCTTGGAGGCTACAATATTACTCCTTTAGTAACAGCTTTAAATTCCAGTGAAGTAGAAGTGGCTAAAGCAGCATCGGAGGCTTTAAAGCATACTTTGCTTGTTTATGATTCCTTTAATGAAATTGCAACACTAAGCAAGAGTAATACCTATGCCAAAGAAGTGCTAGAATCATGGGCTAATGCAGAGTGGTTTCTCTCTAAAGAACCTTTAGCAGAAAAGATTACAGCTGTAGTTTTTAAGATTGATGGCGAGACAAATACTGATGATTTAAGTCCTGCAAGTGATGCTTTTACGCGAAGCGATATTCCTTTGCACGCACAAGCTATGTTAAAAAGTCGCACCCAAAATGCCTTTGGTAGAATTGAGGAGCTTAAGAAGAAGGGGTATCCGCTTGTTTATGTGGGTGATGTCGTAGGGACGGGAAGTTCTAGAAAGTCAGCTTGCAACTCTTTAGTATGGCATATGGGGCGAGAGATTCCTTATATTCCAAACAAAAAGGCAGGTGGTTTGGTGATTGGTAGTGTCATTGCACCAATTTTCTTTAACACTTGTGAAGATAGTGGTTGTTTGCCTATTGTTGCACCTGTAAGTGAGCTTAATGAGGGTGATGTTATAGAGATTTATCCCTATAAAGGTGAGATTTGCAAAAATGGAGCAGTAGTTTCAAAATTTGATTTAAAGCCTAATACACTTGCTGATGAAATTCGTGCTGGAGGCAGAATTAATCTCATTATTGGTAGAGGATTAACTGCTAAGGCAAGAGAGTTTTTGGGAATGCCAAAAGAAGAAATTTTTGCAAAACCTCAAATGCCAAAAGGGAGCACACAAGGATTTACACTTGCACAAAAAATGGTGGGTAGAGCCTGTGGAGTTGAAGGGATTTTGCCGGGAACTTATTGTGAGCCTAGAGTAAGCACCGTTGGTAGTCAAGACACTACAGGAGCGATGACACGCGATGAGATTAAGGAACTCGCTTCTTTAGGATTTAGCGCAGATTTTGTATTGCAAAGTTTTTGCCATACTGCAGCTTATCCTAAACCCGCAGATGTTAAACTCCATGCAACTTTGCCACAATTTATGAGTAGTCGTGGTGGGGTGGCTTTGAGACCGGGTGATGGTGTTATTCACTCTTGGCTTAATCGCATGGTATTGCCAGATAGTGTTGGGACAGGCGGGGATTCGCATACGCGTTTTCCCATTGGAATTAGTTTTCCTGCAGGAAGTGGGCTTGTAGCATTTGCAGCTGTAACTGGTTCTATGCCACTTGATATGCCTGAATCAGTGCTTGTGCGATTTAGTGGCAAAATGCAGCCTGGAATCACATTAAGAGATTTGGTTAATGCAATCCCTTATTATGCAATCAAGCAAGGATTATTGAGTGTAGAAAAAAAAGGAAAGAAAAATATTTTCAGCGGTAAAATCTTGGAGATTGAGGGCTTACCAGATTTGAAAGTTGAACAAGCTTTTGAGTTAAGTGATGCGAGTGCAGAGAGAAGTGCAGCAGCTTGCACGGTTGCCTTAAACAAAGAGCCCATTATTGAATATTTAAAATCCAATATTTCGTTGATTGAAGCTATGATTAAAGCTGGTTATCAAGATAGTGCAACTCTAAAAAGAAGAGCGCAAAAAATGCAAGAGTGGATTGATAATCCTGTACTTTTAAAAGCCGATTCTAACGCGCAGTATGCTGCTGTTATTGAGATTAATCTCGATGAAATTACGGAACCAATTTTAGCATGTCCTAATGATCCAGATGATGTGGCAACGCTAAGTGAGATTTTAAATGATCCAAATCGCCCACATAGTATTGATGAAGTCTTTATTGGAAGCTGTATGACAAATATTGGGCATTATCGTGCTTTAGGGGAGGTTTTGAAGGGCGAGGGAATGGTGCCTACAACCCTTTGGATTGCGCCACCAACAAAAATGGATGCTAGAGAGCTTACAGAGGAGGGATATTATTCAGTCTTTGGGGCTGCTGGAGCGCGAATTGAGCTTCCTGGTTGTAGTTTATGTATGGGAAATCAAGCGCGTGTTAGAGATAATGCAGTTGTATTCTCAACTTCCACAAGAAATTTTGATAACCGAATGGGGAAAGGTGCTAAGGTTTATTTGGGGAGTGCGGAATTGGCAGCACTTTGTGCATTGCTTGGAAGAATCCCAACAAAACAAGAATATTTGGATTTAATTCCTAAAAAACTGCAAGGAAAGGAAAATCAAATTTATCGTTATTTGAATTTTAATCTTTTGGAAAATTGGGAACTAGATTAA
- the cysK gene encoding cysteine synthase A: MKVMQSISEGIGNTPLLFIKSLSKESGANIYGKCEFFNPSGSVKDRIALNMIESAIREGKINENTILIEPTSGNTGIGLASVCAAKGIKLILTMPESMSIERRKLLSAFGAKLELTPAPQGMKGAVSRALELQKEIPNSLVLQQFQNKANPEVHRKTTALEILEAMDGKIDVFVSAVGTGGTLSGVGSVLKQKNPNVKIIAVEPINSPVISGGAPGPHKIQGIGAGFIPETLDTSLIDEVLQVDAEWAAQEARKIAKNEGVLVGISSGANLWGAKEIAKKYPNANIVTILCDTGERYLSTDLFEV, from the coding sequence ATGAAGGTTATGCAGTCTATTAGTGAGGGCATAGGCAATACCCCTCTTTTGTTTATCAAATCACTTTCCAAAGAAAGTGGGGCTAATATTTATGGTAAGTGTGAGTTTTTTAACCCAAGTGGATCGGTTAAAGATCGGATTGCGCTTAATATGATTGAAAGTGCGATACGCGAGGGTAAGATCAATGAAAACACAATTCTAATCGAGCCAACAAGTGGGAATACAGGTATAGGCTTAGCCTCTGTGTGTGCAGCTAAGGGCATTAAGCTTATTCTTACAATGCCAGAATCTATGAGTATTGAGCGACGCAAGTTGCTTAGCGCATTTGGTGCAAAATTAGAGCTTACTCCAGCACCACAAGGTATGAAAGGTGCTGTGTCTCGCGCTTTAGAATTGCAAAAAGAGATTCCAAACTCTCTTGTATTGCAGCAATTCCAAAACAAGGCAAATCCTGAAGTGCATCGCAAAACTACCGCGCTAGAGATTTTGGAGGCAATGGATGGCAAGATTGATGTATTTGTGAGTGCAGTTGGGACAGGCGGGACTTTAAGCGGTGTAGGATCTGTCTTAAAGCAAAAAAATCCCAATGTAAAGATTATTGCCGTTGAGCCAATAAATTCGCCTGTTATTAGCGGTGGTGCCCCCGGACCTCACAAGATTCAAGGTATTGGAGCAGGGTTTATTCCTGAAACTTTGGATACAAGTTTGATTGATGAGGTTTTGCAAGTTGATGCAGAGTGGGCGGCACAAGAAGCAAGAAAAATTGCAAAAAATGAAGGTGTGTTGGTAGGAATTTCAAGTGGTGCAAATCTATGGGGTGCAAAAGAAATTGCTAAAAAAT